CAAGAGGCGGAAGGTGCCGACGACGTTGGTCTGGATGAATTCGCCCGGCCCGTCGATCGAGCGGTCGACATGGGATTCGGCGGCCAGATGCATCACCGCGTCGGGCTGGTGGGTGTCGAAGACGCGCCTCAGCTCGGCGGCGTCGCAGATGTCGACCTTCTCGAAGGCGTAGCGCGGATTGCCCTCGGCGCCCGGCAGGGAGGACAGGTTGGCCGCGTAGGTCAGCTTGTCGACATTGACGACGAAGGCGTCGGTTTCGGCGAGAAGCTGGCGGACCACCGCCGAGCCGATGAAACCGGCGCCGCCGGTGACGAGAATGCGCGTCATCAAATCACCTTGCCCCAACCATGCAGGAAAATCGAAAAGCGGTCCGATCTGGGTAGCATGAGGGACCGCCCCCACTCCATAGCGCTGTCAGAACAGATCGCCAAGCTGGGCGAGGGTCGGATGCTTGTGATCCTTGTCCGACAGTCGCGCCTTGTCCGCCGACACCGGCCAGGCGATGCCCAGGTCCGGGTCGTTCCACAGCAGACCGCGGTCGTGTTCGGGCGAATAATAGTTGGTCACCTTGTAGATGACCTCGGTGTCGGGCTCCAGCGTGCAGAAGCCGTGGGCGAAGCCGACCGGCACCAGGATCTGGTTCCACTCCGAAGCGCTGATCACCGCGCTGACATGCCGGCCGAAGGTGGGGGAGCCTTTGCGGATGTCGACCGCGACGTCCAGGATCGCGCCGCGCACCACCCGCACCAGCTTGTCCTGGGCGAACGGCGGCAGCTGGAAATGCAGGCCGCGCACGGTGCCGACCTCGGCCGACAGCGAGTGGTTGTCCTGCACGAAATCGTACTGCAGCCCCGCCGCCTCGAGGTCTTTCTTGCTGTAGGTCTCCGAGAAGAAGCCGCGATGATCGCCGAACTTCTTCGGGCGGATGATCTTCACGTCGGGAATGTCGAGAGAAACGACGTCCATGACTCAATCTCCGGCTGGCGGCCGGGCGGAACTGCCGCCAGCGGCACGGTTTGCAAAACTTTCGGACAAATCGATGGTCGGAGGGCGGACGCTCGAGGATCAGCGGGCACCCATGAGGTCACCCAGCCTTTGCCTGATCCGGCCATTGGCCTGGAGCTGGCGGTGCACGTCCTGGATCGACAGGCCACCCCGCGGATGCGGCAGGCCGAGCCGCGCCTGGATCGGGATCGACACCGGGGTCATCGCCTTGCGTTCGCGGATGCGGCGCTGCACCGCCTCGTAGAGCGCCAGCTTCTCGCCATGGAGCCCGCCGGCCTGGCCGACGGTGTTGCTGCCGTCGGTCTTGTAGATGTAGTAGCCGATCTCGGTGCCGATCAGCGAGAAATCGGCGGGATGCTGGGCGCAGATCCGCAGCAGCAGGTCATAATCCTCCTCGATCGTCAGCGTCGGATCGAAGCGCAGGAGGTCGGCGGGAAGCTTCGAACGGTCGATCAGATAGCTGTGGATTGGGCAGAAGTTGTGGTCGAACAGGTCGCCCAGATCCCGGCCCCGGTAGGTTGGGGTCTGCGGGCCGATGGTGCGGAAGAAGCGGTCGCGCACCTCCACCTGCATCACCTGGACCGAGGCGAAGGCGATTGCCGCCTCCTGGTCGCGCAGCTTCTCTACCAGCAGCTCATAGGCCTCGGGGAACAGCAGGTCGTCATAGTCGAGGAAGGCGAGATAGCGGCCCCGGGCGGCTTCCACCCCGCAATTGAGCAGATGGGTGCGGGCGTCGGTGACCGCCTCCCCGTTCCAGTTCCGCACCGTCAGGGACGGGGCGCCGGGCAGGGCCAGCATGGGGGCGAGCGCCGCCTCGGTTGCCGCGATCTCGGCCGGCGTGAAGCGCTGGAGCACCAGAACGATGTTCAGCGGCCGATAGCGCTGACCGGCCAGGGAGAAGACGCAGCGCTCCAGCTCCGCCAGCCGGCGGGGGTCGTGGAAGCGGACGATGCAGTCCAGCAGTTGGGTGTCGTCTTGCATGGCGTGCATGGGCTTACCAGCGGGCCTTCGCGAAGCTGAAGTGATGTGAGAAATCGGCGTAGCGCCGCCAATCGGCGGGCACCGGTTCCGGCTGCGTCTCCGGCGGCGGATGGCCGAGCCCGCGCAGCTCGCCGCCGACCCAGCTGTGGAAGGCCGGCGGCGCCCCCCATTTGCGCGCCAGCAGCATGCCGGACTCGTGGATCATGCGCAGAACCGCCGGATTGCGCGGCCGGTTGGTCACCTCGTGCAGGAACAGGGCGGCCGGGCAGCTGAGCAGGACGAAGCCGTTGGCCCGCGCCCGCCAGGACAGATCCACATCCTCGCAATACATGAAGAAGGTTTCGTCGAAGCCGCCCAGCTCCTCGAAGGCCCGGCGCGGGATCATCAGGCAGGCGCCCGACAGCCAGGGGGTCTCGAAGGTGAAGGGGTCGTAGGGCTTGGGATGCTCGACCGGGAACTGCAGGGCCTCGATCAGGGCGCGGTCCTGCTGGGCCTGCATCATGCGCAGCAGCGCCAGAACCGCCTGCGGGTGGAAGGCGCCGTCGG
The DNA window shown above is from Azospirillum sp. TSA2s and carries:
- a CDS encoding glycosyltransferase, with amino-acid sequence MHAMQDDTQLLDCIVRFHDPRRLAELERCVFSLAGQRYRPLNIVLVLQRFTPAEIAATEAALAPMLALPGAPSLTVRNWNGEAVTDARTHLLNCGVEAARGRYLAFLDYDDLLFPEAYELLVEKLRDQEAAIAFASVQVMQVEVRDRFFRTIGPQTPTYRGRDLGDLFDHNFCPIHSYLIDRSKLPADLLRFDPTLTIEEDYDLLLRICAQHPADFSLIGTEIGYYIYKTDGSNTVGQAGGLHGEKLALYEAVQRRIRERKAMTPVSIPIQARLGLPHPRGGLSIQDVHRQLQANGRIRQRLGDLMGAR
- the rfbC gene encoding dTDP-4-dehydrorhamnose 3,5-epimerase; the protein is MDVVSLDIPDVKIIRPKKFGDHRGFFSETYSKKDLEAAGLQYDFVQDNHSLSAEVGTVRGLHFQLPPFAQDKLVRVVRGAILDVAVDIRKGSPTFGRHVSAVISASEWNQILVPVGFAHGFCTLEPDTEVIYKVTNYYSPEHDRGLLWNDPDLGIAWPVSADKARLSDKDHKHPTLAQLGDLF